One Oryza glaberrima chromosome 10, OglaRS2, whole genome shotgun sequence DNA segment encodes these proteins:
- the LOC127753084 gene encoding U-box domain-containing protein 33-like isoform X2: protein MGVQFHVSNVSPEQVSLFRRTERERVNKLLDEYVHQCWKMKVKCEKLVIEKEDVVAGLLELIASHGITKLVIAAAADKHYSRKMDKPKSKIATEIMQRADASCQIWFVCKEQLICTRDKKVETTQSVTPLSQLFKIDTPPSPDIGQTILQPSAEQEQNDNEMELGFSDELNDARVAAENLMEKALSESLRRQRADEQVVSSLQKVKQFEELYLEEVKRRKELEGALVKANLELTRLKQEMDIPRNHQSTILGDRQEVITDKFILRQQTVDMKSDFGATGQLIKPQQEYLQLHPDHDNGVRQPETLLHRRSLTAFSPASTIPSQFDKDSIPSHFICPISQEIMREPCIAADGFTYEAEAIINWFDEGHEVSPMTKQPLVHRDLIPNFALRSVIQDYTRRKQYSFS from the exons A TGGGAGTTCAGTTTCATGTTAGTAACGTGAGTCCGGAGCAAGTAAGCTTGTTCAGAAGAACTGAGCGTGAAAGGGTGAATAAGCTTTTAGACGAATACGTCCATCAATGCTGGAAAATGAAG GTCAAATGTGAGAAACTAGTCATTGAGAAAGAAGATGTTGTAGCTGGTCTTCTTGAACTTATTGCCTCTCATGGCATCACCAAGTTAGTAATTGCAGCTGCTGCAGACAAGCACTACTCAAG AAAGATGGACAAACCAAAGTCCAAGATAGCAACAGAAATCATGCAGAGAGCTGACGCATCATGCCAGATTTGGTTTGTGTGTAAGGAACAGCTAATCTGTACCAG GGACAAGAAAGTAGAAACCACACAATCAGTTACACCTCTCAGCCAACTTTTCAAGATTGATACTCCTCCCAGCCCTGATATTGGTCAGACCATTCTGCAACCGTCAGCTGAACAGGAACAG AATGACAATGAGATGGAATTGGGGTTTTCTGATGAGCTCAATGATGCACGCGTAGCAGCTGAGAACTTGATGGAGAAAGCTTTAAGCGAATCTTTGAGGCGCCAGAGAGCAGATGAACAAGTGGTTTCATCTCTTCAGAAA GTCAAACAATTCGAGGAGTTGTACTTGGAGGAGGTGAAAAGGAGGAAAGAATTGGAAGGAGCTCTTGTCAAAGCAAACTTAGAACTTACACGGTTAAAACAAGAAATGGACATACCTAGGAATCACCAGAGCACAATCTTGGGGGATCGACAAGAAGTGATTACCGATAAATTTATCTTGAGACAACAAACTGTCGACATGAAGAGTGATTTCGGAGCCACAGGACAACTAATCAAGCCACAGCAGGAGTATCTTCAGTTACATCCTGACCATGACAATGGTGTCAGACAACCGGAAACGTTGCTACACCGAAGGAGCCTGACTGCATTTTCTCCAGCATCAACTATACCATCACAGTTTGATAAAGACTCCATTCCTTCCCACTTCATCTGCCCGATTTCTCAG GAGATCATGAGGGAACCCTGCATTGCAGCAGACGGGTTCACCTATGAAGCTGAAGCGATCATCAATTGGTTTGATGAAGGGCACGAAGTGTCTCCCATGACCAAGCAGCCTCTTGTGCATCGCGACCTGATCCCAAACTTTGCTCTTCGTTCTGTAATCCAAGATTATACAAGGAGAAAACAGTATTCATTTTCCTGA
- the LOC127753082 gene encoding UDP-N-acetylmuramoyl-L-alanyl-D-glutamate--2,6-diaminopimelate ligase MurE homolog, chloroplastic isoform X1 yields the protein MATAPLAFHLPFPFPSASRPPPRLLPPSRRPPAARLAATRRFRPPTADDEPPEAAEDSSHGLNRYDQLTRHVERARRRQQAEQPEITPDHPLFSSPPSSREAGSYDPDDEFFDEIDRAIAEKREEFTRRGLIKPSAPAPSPSQPEEEDGLADELSPEEVIDLDEIRRLQGLSVVSLADEEDEEANGGGGGVDYGDDGVPLDDDGEVFDVADEVGIEGARVRYPAFRMTLAELLDESKLVPVAVTGDQDVALAGVQRDASLVAAGDLYVCVGEEGLAGLTEADKRGAVAVVADQTVDIEGTLACRALVIVDDITAALRVLPACLYRRPSKDMAVIGVAGTDGVTTMAHLVRAMYEAMGVRTGMVGVLGAYAFGNNKLDAQPDASGDPIAVQRLMATMLYNGAEAAVLEAATDGMPSSGVDSEIDYDIAVLTNVRHAGDEAGMTYEEYMNSMASLFSRMVDPERHRKVVNIDDPSAPFFAAQGGQDVPVVTYSFENKKADVHTLKYQLSLFETEVLVQTPHGILEISSGLLGRDNIYNILASVAVGVAVGAPLEDIVKGIEEVDAIPGRCELIDEEQAFGVIVDHARTPESLSRLLDGVKELGPRRIVTVIGCCGERERGKRPVMTKVAAEKSDVVMLTSDNPANEDPSVDILDDMLAGVGWTMEEYLKHGTNDYYPPLPNGHRIFLHDIRRVAVRAAVAMGEQGDVVVITGKGNDTYQIEGDKKEFFDDREECREALQYVDQLHRAGIDTSEFPWRLPESH from the exons ATGGCGACGGCCCCGCTCGCCTTCCACCTCCCattccccttcccctccgcctcccgcccgccgcctaGACTTCTACCCCCCTCacgccgccctcccgccgcccgcctcgccgccacgcgccgctTCCGCCCgcccaccgccgacgacgagccccccgaggcggcggaggactcCTCCCATGGCCTCAACCGCTACGACCAGCTCACCCGCCACGTCGAGCGCGCCCGCCGGCGCCAGCAGGCCGAGCAGCCGGAGATCACCCCCGACCACCCGCTCTTCTCGTCCCCCCCTTCCTCCCGGGAGGCCGGCAGCTACGACCCCGACGACGAGTTCTTCGATGAGATCGACCGCGCGATTGCCGAGAAGCGGGAGGAGTTCACGCGGCGTGGGCTGATCAAGCCGTCCGCCCcggcgccctcgccctcgcagcccgaggaggaggacggcctCGCCGACGAGCTCTCCCCCGAAGAGGTCATCGACCTCGACGAGATTCGGAGGCTGCAGGGACTCAGTGTCGTGTCCCtggccgacgaggaggacgaggaggcgaacggcggcggtggcggggtggattacggcgacgacggggtgcccctcgacgacgacggcgaggtgttCGATGTGGCCGATGAGGTCGGCATCGAGGGAGCGAGGGTGCGGTACCCGGCCTTCCGCATGACGCTGGCGGAGCTCCTGGACGAGAGCAAGCTCGTGCCCGTGGCGGTGACCGGCGACCAGGATGTCGCGCTCGCCGGGGTGCAGCGTGACGCCAGCCTCGTCGCGGCGGGGGACCTCTACGTGTGCGTTGGGGAGGAAGGGCTTGCTGGGCTCACCGAAGCTGACAAGCGCGGGGcggttgccgtcgtcgccgaccaGACCGTCGACATTGAGGGCACCCTTGCTTGCCGCGCGCTGGTCATCGTCGATGACATCACGGCAGCTCTCCGTGTGCTCCCTGCCTGCCTCTACAGGCGGCCCTCGAAAGACATGGCGGTGATCGGTGTCGCTGGCACGGATGGGGTCACCACCATGGCGCACCTCGTCAGGGCAATGTATGAAGCCATGGGTGTGAGGACTGGCATGGTGGGCGTTCTCGGGGCCTATGCGTTTGGCAACAACAAGCTGGACGCACAACCTGATGCCTCTGGTGACCCCATTGCCGTGCAGAGGCTGATGGCGACGATGTTGTACAATGGCGCTGAGGCGGCTGTGTTGGAGGCAGCCACCGATGGTATGCCGTCATCTGGTGTGGACAGCGAGATAGATTATGACATTGCTGTGCTGACTAATGTTAGGCATGCCGGCGATGAGGCTGGCATGACCTACGAGGAGTACATGAACAGCATGGCCTCTCTGTTTTCTAGAATGGTTGACCCTGAGCGCCATCGTAAGGTGGTGAACATTGATGATCCAAGTGCTCCATTCTTTGCTGCACAGGGAGGGCAAGATGTTCCTGTGGTGACATATTCATTTGAGAACAAGAAGGCTGATGTGCACACTCTGAAGTATCAGCTTTCCCTGTTTGAAACGGAGGTCCTGGTACAGACACCACATGGGATCCTCGAGATTTCGTCAGGCCTTCTTGGGAGGGACAACATCTATAACATCCTTGCATCTGTGGCAGTTGGTGTTGCTGTCGGTGCACCACTGGAAGACATAGTGAAGGGCATCGAAGAGGTGGATGCAATTCCAGGCCGGTGTGAGCTAATTGATGAGGAGCAAGCATTTGGGGTGATCGTTGATCATGCAAGGACTCCAGAGTCTCTTTCGAGGCTTTTGGATGGTGTGAAGGAACTAGGCCCACGTCGAATCGTCACAG TTATTGGATGTTGTGGTGAGCGAGAAAGAGGGAAGAGGCCAGTGATGACAAAAGTTGCAGCTGAGAAAAGTGATGTTGTTATGTTGACATCCGACAACCCAGCAAATGAAGATCCAT CAGTGGATATCCTGGATGATATGCTGGCGGGAGTAGGGTGGACCATGGAAGAATACTTGAAGCATGGCACAAATGATTATTACCCACCACTGCCGAATGGACATAGGATATTCCTACATGATATTAGAAGAGTTGCTGTACGAGCTGCTGTCGCGATGGGTGAACAAGGAGATGTAGTT GTTATCACTGGGAAAGGGAATGATACTTATCAGATTGAAGGCGATAAAAAGGAGTTCTTTGATGATAGGGAAGAATGCCGAGAAGCCTTACAATACGTTGATCAATTGCATCGAGCTGGAATAGACACCTCAGAATTTCCATGGAG GTTACCCGAAAGCCACTGA
- the LOC127753084 gene encoding U-box domain-containing protein 36-like isoform X1 gives MDPATRTAAAAAVEKVFVALPAEKGKTTLSWALGHFRGNGAKLVVTHVHVPPQTIPVMGVQFHVSNVSPEQVSLFRRTERERVNKLLDEYVHQCWKMKVKCEKLVIEKEDVVAGLLELIASHGITKLVIAAAADKHYSRKMDKPKSKIATEIMQRADASCQIWFVCKEQLICTRDKKVETTQSVTPLSQLFKIDTPPSPDIGQTILQPSAEQEQNDNEMELGFSDELNDARVAAENLMEKALSESLRRQRADEQVVSSLQKVKQFEELYLEEVKRRKELEGALVKANLELTRLKQEMDIPRNHQSTILGDRQEVITDKFILRQQTVDMKSDFGATGQLIKPQQEYLQLHPDHDNGVRQPETLLHRRSLTAFSPASTIPSQFDKDSIPSHFICPISQEIMREPCIAADGFTYEAEAIINWFDEGHEVSPMTKQPLVHRDLIPNFALRSVIQDYTRRKQYSFS, from the exons ATGGATCCGGcgacgcgcacggcggcggcggcggcggtggagaaggtgTTCGTGGCGCTGCCGGCTGAGAAGGGGAAGACGACGCTGTCGTGGGCGCTCGGACATTTCCGCGGCAACGGAGCCAAGCTCGTCGTCACGCATGTGCATGTGCCGCCGCAGACGATCCCCGTCA TGGGAGTTCAGTTTCATGTTAGTAACGTGAGTCCGGAGCAAGTAAGCTTGTTCAGAAGAACTGAGCGTGAAAGGGTGAATAAGCTTTTAGACGAATACGTCCATCAATGCTGGAAAATGAAG GTCAAATGTGAGAAACTAGTCATTGAGAAAGAAGATGTTGTAGCTGGTCTTCTTGAACTTATTGCCTCTCATGGCATCACCAAGTTAGTAATTGCAGCTGCTGCAGACAAGCACTACTCAAG AAAGATGGACAAACCAAAGTCCAAGATAGCAACAGAAATCATGCAGAGAGCTGACGCATCATGCCAGATTTGGTTTGTGTGTAAGGAACAGCTAATCTGTACCAG GGACAAGAAAGTAGAAACCACACAATCAGTTACACCTCTCAGCCAACTTTTCAAGATTGATACTCCTCCCAGCCCTGATATTGGTCAGACCATTCTGCAACCGTCAGCTGAACAGGAACAG AATGACAATGAGATGGAATTGGGGTTTTCTGATGAGCTCAATGATGCACGCGTAGCAGCTGAGAACTTGATGGAGAAAGCTTTAAGCGAATCTTTGAGGCGCCAGAGAGCAGATGAACAAGTGGTTTCATCTCTTCAGAAA GTCAAACAATTCGAGGAGTTGTACTTGGAGGAGGTGAAAAGGAGGAAAGAATTGGAAGGAGCTCTTGTCAAAGCAAACTTAGAACTTACACGGTTAAAACAAGAAATGGACATACCTAGGAATCACCAGAGCACAATCTTGGGGGATCGACAAGAAGTGATTACCGATAAATTTATCTTGAGACAACAAACTGTCGACATGAAGAGTGATTTCGGAGCCACAGGACAACTAATCAAGCCACAGCAGGAGTATCTTCAGTTACATCCTGACCATGACAATGGTGTCAGACAACCGGAAACGTTGCTACACCGAAGGAGCCTGACTGCATTTTCTCCAGCATCAACTATACCATCACAGTTTGATAAAGACTCCATTCCTTCCCACTTCATCTGCCCGATTTCTCAG GAGATCATGAGGGAACCCTGCATTGCAGCAGACGGGTTCACCTATGAAGCTGAAGCGATCATCAATTGGTTTGATGAAGGGCACGAAGTGTCTCCCATGACCAAGCAGCCTCTTGTGCATCGCGACCTGATCCCAAACTTTGCTCTTCGTTCTGTAATCCAAGATTATACAAGGAGAAAACAGTATTCATTTTCCTGA
- the LOC127753082 gene encoding UDP-N-acetylmuramoyl-L-alanyl-D-glutamate--2,6-diaminopimelate ligase MurE homolog, chloroplastic isoform X2, translating to MATAPLAFHLPFPFPSASRPPPRLLPPSRRPPAARLAATRRFRPPTADDEPPEAAEDSSHGLNRYDQLTRHVERARRRQQAEQPEITPDHPLFSSPPSSREAGSYDPDDEFFDEIDRAIAEKREEFTRRGLIKPSAPAPSPSQPEEEDGLADELSPEEVIDLDEIRRLQGLSVVSLADEEDEEANGGGGGVDYGDDGVPLDDDGEVFDVADEVGIEGARVRYPAFRMTLAELLDESKLVPVAVTGDQDVALAGVQRDASLVAAGDLYVCVGEEGLAGLTEADKRGAVAVVADQTVDIEGTLACRALVIVDDITAALRVLPACLYRRPSKDMAVIGVAGTDGVTTMAHLVRAMYEAMGVRTGMVGVLGAYAFGNNKLDAQPDASGDPIAVQRLMATMLYNGAEAAVLEAATDGMPSSGVDSEIDYDIAVLTNVRHAGDEAGMTYEEYMNSMASLFSRMVDPERHRKVVNIDDPSAPFFAAQGGQDVPVVTYSFENKKADVHTLKYQLSLFETEVLVQTPHGILEISSGLLGRDNIYNILASVAVGVAVGAPLEDIVKGIEEVDAIPGRCELIDEEQAFGVIVDHARTPESLSRLLDGVKELGPRRIVTVIGCCGERERGKRPVMTKVAAEKSDVVMLTSDNPANEDPLDILDDMLAGVGWTMEEYLKHGTNDYYPPLPNGHRIFLHDIRRVAVRAAVAMGEQGDVVVITGKGNDTYQIEGDKKEFFDDREECREALQYVDQLHRAGIDTSEFPWRLPESH from the exons ATGGCGACGGCCCCGCTCGCCTTCCACCTCCCattccccttcccctccgcctcccgcccgccgcctaGACTTCTACCCCCCTCacgccgccctcccgccgcccgcctcgccgccacgcgccgctTCCGCCCgcccaccgccgacgacgagccccccgaggcggcggaggactcCTCCCATGGCCTCAACCGCTACGACCAGCTCACCCGCCACGTCGAGCGCGCCCGCCGGCGCCAGCAGGCCGAGCAGCCGGAGATCACCCCCGACCACCCGCTCTTCTCGTCCCCCCCTTCCTCCCGGGAGGCCGGCAGCTACGACCCCGACGACGAGTTCTTCGATGAGATCGACCGCGCGATTGCCGAGAAGCGGGAGGAGTTCACGCGGCGTGGGCTGATCAAGCCGTCCGCCCcggcgccctcgccctcgcagcccgaggaggaggacggcctCGCCGACGAGCTCTCCCCCGAAGAGGTCATCGACCTCGACGAGATTCGGAGGCTGCAGGGACTCAGTGTCGTGTCCCtggccgacgaggaggacgaggaggcgaacggcggcggtggcggggtggattacggcgacgacggggtgcccctcgacgacgacggcgaggtgttCGATGTGGCCGATGAGGTCGGCATCGAGGGAGCGAGGGTGCGGTACCCGGCCTTCCGCATGACGCTGGCGGAGCTCCTGGACGAGAGCAAGCTCGTGCCCGTGGCGGTGACCGGCGACCAGGATGTCGCGCTCGCCGGGGTGCAGCGTGACGCCAGCCTCGTCGCGGCGGGGGACCTCTACGTGTGCGTTGGGGAGGAAGGGCTTGCTGGGCTCACCGAAGCTGACAAGCGCGGGGcggttgccgtcgtcgccgaccaGACCGTCGACATTGAGGGCACCCTTGCTTGCCGCGCGCTGGTCATCGTCGATGACATCACGGCAGCTCTCCGTGTGCTCCCTGCCTGCCTCTACAGGCGGCCCTCGAAAGACATGGCGGTGATCGGTGTCGCTGGCACGGATGGGGTCACCACCATGGCGCACCTCGTCAGGGCAATGTATGAAGCCATGGGTGTGAGGACTGGCATGGTGGGCGTTCTCGGGGCCTATGCGTTTGGCAACAACAAGCTGGACGCACAACCTGATGCCTCTGGTGACCCCATTGCCGTGCAGAGGCTGATGGCGACGATGTTGTACAATGGCGCTGAGGCGGCTGTGTTGGAGGCAGCCACCGATGGTATGCCGTCATCTGGTGTGGACAGCGAGATAGATTATGACATTGCTGTGCTGACTAATGTTAGGCATGCCGGCGATGAGGCTGGCATGACCTACGAGGAGTACATGAACAGCATGGCCTCTCTGTTTTCTAGAATGGTTGACCCTGAGCGCCATCGTAAGGTGGTGAACATTGATGATCCAAGTGCTCCATTCTTTGCTGCACAGGGAGGGCAAGATGTTCCTGTGGTGACATATTCATTTGAGAACAAGAAGGCTGATGTGCACACTCTGAAGTATCAGCTTTCCCTGTTTGAAACGGAGGTCCTGGTACAGACACCACATGGGATCCTCGAGATTTCGTCAGGCCTTCTTGGGAGGGACAACATCTATAACATCCTTGCATCTGTGGCAGTTGGTGTTGCTGTCGGTGCACCACTGGAAGACATAGTGAAGGGCATCGAAGAGGTGGATGCAATTCCAGGCCGGTGTGAGCTAATTGATGAGGAGCAAGCATTTGGGGTGATCGTTGATCATGCAAGGACTCCAGAGTCTCTTTCGAGGCTTTTGGATGGTGTGAAGGAACTAGGCCCACGTCGAATCGTCACAG TTATTGGATGTTGTGGTGAGCGAGAAAGAGGGAAGAGGCCAGTGATGACAAAAGTTGCAGCTGAGAAAAGTGATGTTGTTATGTTGACATCCGACAACCCAGCAAATGAAGATCCAT TGGATATCCTGGATGATATGCTGGCGGGAGTAGGGTGGACCATGGAAGAATACTTGAAGCATGGCACAAATGATTATTACCCACCACTGCCGAATGGACATAGGATATTCCTACATGATATTAGAAGAGTTGCTGTACGAGCTGCTGTCGCGATGGGTGAACAAGGAGATGTAGTT GTTATCACTGGGAAAGGGAATGATACTTATCAGATTGAAGGCGATAAAAAGGAGTTCTTTGATGATAGGGAAGAATGCCGAGAAGCCTTACAATACGTTGATCAATTGCATCGAGCTGGAATAGACACCTCAGAATTTCCATGGAG GTTACCCGAAAGCCACTGA
- the LOC127753081 gene encoding translocase of chloroplast 132, chloroplastic-like has translation MESGGVDGERPLLREAGDLGGEDGGAGGVPEEGDAKGDVMAAAAAQGGDGGEGVEAVDGDGSNEEEEVVQTPDVKQTPGAAAAAAWREAAWEEADGEEFVDVLEGDVDEKREDGSALENGEDLVASRSLAVEGDEEGYGSCADIGIEEDAEGDASRERLEEEAMAESIREYVTEAVLADHIQEQPDESKSESEHVKVAQHKSQIAKGREEGPKQSGGEPSVVVEELNGSSSSDDESKATSAPPARSISGAAGRSNGPSLPSRPAGLGASTSLSQPSARPVQQTRANGPVAVDRETRQDVESPEDGDENDEIREKLQMIRVKFLRLANRFGQTPNNMVVSQVLYRLGLAEQLRRNTGQGVFSFDRAQDMAERLEAAGNEPLDFSCTILVLGKTGVGKSATINSIFDDARLETNAFDTSTRKVQEVVGAVEGIKVKVIDTPGLSCSSSDQHHNQKILNSVKRLISRNPPDIVLYFDRLDMQTRDYGDVPLLQTITRVFGASIWFNAIVVLTHAASAPPDGLNGIPLSYEMFVTQRSHVVQQAIRQAAGDVRLMNPVSLVENHSACRTNRAGQRVLPNGHVWKPQLLLLCFASKVLAEANALLKLQDNPAGKPRMRIPPLPFLLSSLLQSRAPLKLPEEQFGDDDDIEDDLADDSDSDDGSDYDDLPPFKRLTKAQLAKLNHAQRKAYLEELDYREKLFYKKQLKEERMRRKIMKKMAAEASARTDDFSNSNLEDDGSAPTNVAVPMPDMVLPSSFDSDHPSHRYRFLDTPSEWLVRPVLETQGWDHDVGYEGLNVERLFAVKGKVPLSVSGQLSKDKKDCSLQMEVASSLKHGEGKTTSLGLDLQSVGKDMAYTLRGESRFKNFRRNNTAAGISATLLGDSVSAGVKVEDKLVVNKQLRVLVSGGAMSGRGDVAYGGRLEATLKDKDYPIGRMLSTIALSVVDWHGDLAVGCNIQSQIPAGRASNLIGHANLSNKGTGQVGIRLNSSEHLEIALIALVPIYQNIKKLLQS, from the coding sequence ATGGAGAgcggcggggtcgacggcgaGAGGCCCCTGCTGCGCGAGGCGGGGGATTTGggtggcgaggacggcggcgcaggcggagtCCCCGAGGAGGGGGATGCGAAGGGCGatgtgatggcggcggcggcggcgcaggggggCGATGGCGGTGAGGGTGTGGAGGCGGTAGATGGGGACGGGAgtaacgaggaggaggaggttgtgCAGACGCCCGATGTGAAGCAGACgcccggcgccgcggccgcggcggcctggcgggaggcggcgtggGAGGAGGCTGACGGCGAGGAGTTCGTGGATGTCTTGGAAGGGGACGTGGATGAGAAGCGTGAGGATGGATCGGCCTTGGAGAATGGGGAGGATTTGGTGGCCTCCCGTTCTCTCGCTGTCGAGGGTGACGAAGAAGGGTATGGTTCTTGTGCTGATATTGGTATAGAAGAAGACGCTGAGGGTGATGCGAGTCGGGAGCGCTTGGAGGAGGAAGCCATGGCGGAATCAATCAGGGAGTATGTGACAGAAGCTGTTTTGGCTGACCATATCCAGGAGCAACCGGACGAATCGAAGAGTGAATCTGAACATGTGAAGGTTGCTCAGCACAAGTCGCAGATTGCGAAGGGCAGGGAAGAGGGACCCAAACAATCTGGAGGCGAACCGTCCGTTGTTGTCGAGGAATTGAATGGATCAAGCTCGTCTGATGATGAGAGTAAAGCTACCTCCGCTCCTCCTGCACGATCCATTAGTGGTGCTGCAGGTCGTTCTAATGGCCCCTCTTTGCCATCTCGTCCTGCTGGGCTTGGAGCATCGACTTCCTTGTCGCAGCCCTCTGCTCGACCTGTTCAGCAGACCCGCGCTAATGGTCCAGTTGCTGTGGACAGAGAAACTCGGCAGGATGTTGAATCTCCTGAGGATGGAGACGAAAATGATGAAATCCGTGAGAAACTCCAGATGATCCGGGTTAAGTTTCTGCGTCTTGCTAACAGGTTTGGGCAAACACCTAATAATATGGTGGTTTCTCAGGTTCTTTACCGACTTGGGCTGGCAGAACAGCTTAGAAGAAATACAGGCCAGGGTGTTTTTAGTTTTGACCGGGCACAAGATATGGCAGAACGTCTTGAAGCTGCTGGAAACGAGCCCCTTGATTTTTCTTGCACCATCTTGGTTCTTGGTAAAACTGGGGTTGGCAAGAGTGCTACCATCAATTCTATTTTTGATGATGCCCGGTTGGAAACAAATGCTTTTGATACCAGCACTAGAAAGGTTCAAGAAGTAGTTGGTGCAGTTGAGGGAATCAAAGTAAAAGTTATCGATACTCCTGGCctgtcatgctcatcttcagaCCAGCACCACAACCAGAAGATTCTCAATTCTGTCAAGCGACTTATCAGCAGAAACCCTCCTGATATTGTTCTTTATTTTGATAGACTGGATATGCAGACCAGGGACTATGGTGATGTGCCTCTTCTGCAAACCATTACAAGAGTCTTTGGAGCATCAATCTGGTTCAATGCCATAGTTGTGCTAACTCATGCTGCATCTGCACCACCTGATGGTCTGAATGGAATTCCCCTGAGCTATGAGATGTTTGTAACCCAAAGGTCTCATGTAGTCCAGCAAGCTATAAGGCAAGCCGCTGGTGATGTCCGTCTTATGAATCCAGTGTCCCTGGTTGAAAACCACTCAGCGTGCAGGACCAATAGGGCAGGCCAGAGGGTGTTGCCAAATGGGCATGTCTGGAAACCACAGTTGCTATTGCTTTGTTTTGCCTCAAAGGTTTTAGCAGAGGCCAATGCGCTTCTCAAGCTGCAGGACAATCCTGCTGGTAAACCTCGTATGAGGATTCCTCCACTTCCTTTCCTATTGTCTTCGCTTCTTCAGTCTCGAGCCCCACTGAAGTTACCAGAGGAGCAGtttggtgatgatgatgatattgaAGACGATTTGGCTGATGATTCGGATTCAGATGATGGTTCAGACTATGATGACTTGCCTCCTTTTAAACGCCTCACAAAAGCTCAGCTTGCAAAGCTAAACCATGCTCAGAGGAAGGCATATCTTGAGGAGCTGGATTACAGAGAGAAGTTATTCTACAAAAAACAGCTAAAGGAGGAAAGGATGCGCCGTAAAATAATGAAGAAAATGGCAGCAGAGGCCAGTGCAAGAACAGATGACTTCAGTAACAGCAATCTTGAAGATGATGGCAGTGCTCCAACAAATGTTGCAGTGCCTATGCCCGACATGGTATTGCCCTCATCGTTTGATTCTGACCATCCTAGCCATCGCTACCGTTTCCTGGACACACCAAGTGAATGGCTTGTCAGGCCAGTGCTGGAGACCCAGGGATGGGATCATGATGTTGGTTATGAAGGTCTAAATGTTGAAAGGTTGTTTGCTGTGAAAGGTAAAGTTCCTTTATCAGTGTCTGGTCAACTTTCAAAAGACAAGAAGGATTGCTCCCTCCAAATGGAGGTCGCAAGTTCACTTAAGCACGGTGAGGGGAAAACCACTTCACTGGGGCTTGATTTGCAGTCTGTTGGCAAGGACATGGCATACACTCTTCGTGGCGAGTCGAGGTTTAAGAACTTCAGGCGCAATAACACGGCTGCTGGGATATCCGCCACACTCCTTGGAGATTCTGTATCCGCTGGTGTGAAGGTTGAAGACAAGCTTGTTGTGAACAAGCAGCTCAGGGTTCTGGTTAGTGGAGGCGCTATGAGCGGGAGGGGAGATGTGGCTTACGGAGGGCGGCTTGAAGCAACATTGAAAGACAAAGATTACCCAATTGGCCGCATGCTTTCTACCATAGCGCTCTCTGTTGTTGATTGGCATGGGGATCTTGCTGTTGGCTGCAACATCCAGTCTCAGATTCCTGCTGGAAGAGCTAGCAATTTGATTGGTCATGCGAATCTAAGCAACAAGGGAACTGGTCAAGTTGGCATTCGCCTCAACAGCTCGGAGCATCTTGAGATCGCCCTTATTGCCCTCGTGCCTATATACCAAAACATCAAGAAGTTATTGCAGAGTTAA